GCGGCGAAGGTGCGTTCGCCCCTGCTCTCGGCCAGCCGCAGGGCGCGCTCGAGCTGCTCCTGACCTTCATGAGGGTCTTGTAGACCTAGAGCCTGGCCGTAGGCGTAGAGGGTGAGTGGGCTCTCGGACGCCTTCGCCGCCCTCATCGACTCCTGCAAGGAAGCTTCCAAATCGCCTTGGGCAAAGAGCGCTTCGGCGTAGAGCGCGCGGATTTCAGGGGCTTCGTCTCGCGCCAGCAGCCTCTCGACCTCCGGTACAACTTCGCGCTCCTTGCCTAACGCCAGGGCGCTTAAAAGACGCCAGCCCAAGACGGTTCCCTGCTGTTTAACGTCTTCGGGCAAGGCTGAAAGAAGCGGATAAAGCCGCCCTTGCAGTCCCTGGGTCCAGGGCGCTTCACCCGCCGCCTCCAGTACCTCCGGCACCCGTTCGGGCAGGTGCCGCACGGCCAGCTCGAGTGCGTCCAGCCACCGCCCCCTTTTCAGCAAGGCCGTGATTAAGGTATCGGGTTCCGCCGCCGGCTCGAGGCCCGGAATCGCCTGCAAGCCTTCGGGTCCGGGCCTGAGCGGAGGAGGCAAAGAGCGCCGCTCCTGTAGCGCCACGAGAAGGGGTTCGTAGGCGCCGCCCGCGTTGGCCCAAAGCTCTTGAAACGCGTGCGCGGGAAGTCCCTCGGCAAGCTCTTGCGCCTCCTCGAGCCCGAGCGCGAGGTCCGTAGGAGCTATGAGCAGGGCGTCTTCGGGGAGTGCAAACGTGACGGGAAGGCGGTTGAAATGGAGGACGACCCGGTTAGCCTCGTCGTGGAGCGAGAGCAGGTCATGAGCCAGTTCCGGCGCGTGTTCCGCGTAAGAGAGGGCGAAGGTAAAGGGACCCAGCAGCTCCAGATGGGTCTTCAGAACCGAAAGGCCGTAACGGTAGGCGATGCCGTAGCCGAAGAGCGGGCCGTCCAGAGCGCGCCTTATGGCGTCCGCCAGCTTGTTGCCTTGAGCAATGGAGTCGCCCTCGTCGCGCGAGGCGAGCTCGAGCCAGACTAGCGGCCGCTCAGCTTCGGCCAGCGCGGCGATGAGGTAGGGCGCACCCCACTCCGGCCCGCCCTCCATGAGAACGGGTCCGGAGTGAGCGCCAATGAGCCCCAGGCGCCTCTTGAACCACATACACCATCATAGACCGAAGCCGTGGACGGCGCCGTGAGTCAACCACGTAGACGCTTGCCAAAGAAGGCCGCGCGATCACCGTTTCGGCCCGCGAATACCTGGGGTCGTTCTCGAGCGTGGCCTAGATGAGCACGTTGGTGTCGATCAGAAATCTACCCCTGATCGCGGTCACAGCTTTCGGCGCGGGAAAAGCAGCCGGCAAAGCTGCCGGGCGTGCTGTAAACCTTATCCGTGGCCTGCTTGTTGCTGAGATGAGCTTCGACGGCCAACTCCAGCAGGTTGCTGAAGGACCGTTTCTCCTGACGGCTGAACCACCGCAGTTCGGCGACCAGGACTTCGTCGATAGTAGCACTGATATGGAATTTCATGGCATGAGCGTAATACTTTCGGCGGCGACACGTCAATGTCGTGACGATCCTAGCGGTAGAGTTCCACCAGCCCGTCCTCGAGCGTGGTCGCCATCGGCTTTTCGACGAGGACGTGCTTGCCAGCCTCCAAGGCGGCGATGCTGTGCTCGGCGTGGAGGTAGTTGGGGCTGGCGACGATGACCGCGTCCATATCCCAGGCGAGGAAGTCGTCCTGTCGCCTGGTCGCCCGCACGCGCCAGCTCTTGGCCACCCGCTCGCGGCTGCCCGCCGACGAGACCAGGACGCCCGCCAAGGTCGCGTCCACCTCCTCGAGCGCCCGCTTGTGCACCTCGGCCCAGCGGCCCGCGCCGACGAGGCCGACCTTTGGGCTCATCAGAGAACGAGAATGTCGGGCCGCGACCGTCCGCCCACCTCGAGGCTCGGCCAGCGCGGGTCGTGGGTGAGGTTGTCCAGCCCGCCTCCTGTCACGAGGACGGTGTCCTCGGACTTGGCGTGCGGCAGCGACGGGTTCCAGGCGTAGGCGACGCCGTCTTGCACGGGCCGCGCCTCCGTGGGCGTGATGAGAAAGTCGCGGGGGAAGTAGCCCGCCGGCCCGCCCTGGTGGTGCTCCTGCCAGGCCTCGGGATGGCCCACTCGAGCATAGCCGTCTTGCGCAGCCTTCAGCACTGCAAAGCTCGGCGTGCCCGCCTGGCTGGCGTCCCACATCGCCCGCTCGACCTCGAGCACCTGCCCCAGCCGCTCGCGGTTGCGCTCGGGCACCTCGCCGAAGGCCAGCATCCGCGACAGCGAGACGACGAGCCCGCCCCTTTCGGCGCAGACCACCACCAGGCCGACGCCGCCGAAGGGGGCGCCTTTGGGCAGGGGATGGCGGTAGCGGCCGAGGCGCGCCGCGCCCGCTACCAGCAGGACGGGGCAGGCCAAACCCTCCCGCTCGAGGGCGAACCTGACCCGCGCGGCCACCTGCCTCTCGTCGAGGCCGGGCTCCAGGGCGGTGAGCGCGTCCGTCACGGTCGCCGAAGCCTCTGCGCCCAAGCTCTTGAAGCTCGCCCTCTCGCTCTCCAGCAGCGGGGTGCGGGCCTCGTAGAGGTCGAGCTCGTCGTCCGTCACCACCCGCGCCTCGCCGATGAGCCGCTTGACGATCCCCTCCTGCCCGCCGCCCTCGTACCAGGGATAAGCCTCGACCGCGACCCCCTCCGGCAGCTCCTCGTCGCGCAGCCGCTGCGCCTCGACGGCGTTGGTGATGATCGTCAGCGAGTCGCCGTGGACGAGCCCTTCGGCGACGGGGCCACCCCGCTCGTAGACGAGAAAGTTGCCGCCGGTGAGCCAGGCGAGGTTGCCAGCGCGGGTGACGCGCAAGGCCTCGGCGCCGCGCGCGTCCATGAGCGCCGTCAGGCGGCTCAGCTTGAGCTTCAGGTCCCGCTCCTTGGCTTTCAGGGCCATCAACAGCTCCCCGCCACAGGCTCGGCCAGCCGCACGGGCCGGTGCGCGGCCACCGACTCGAGCACGGCCAGCGAGGTCTTGAGGGCGGCGATGCCCTCGTCGATGGTCGCCAGCCTGACCGGGGCGCCCTGGCTGAGCTCCTTGTAAAAGTGCCCGATCTCCGCCTTCCACGGGTCGTAGCCCGCCGAGCCCCAGCGGGTGGTGCCCTCAGCGTCGCGCAGGGCGATCTCGTCGGGCCAGCGCAAGGAGATAACGCCGTCGGGACCGATGTAGGTGTGGCGCTCGAAGGGCTTGACGCCGCTCGGCAGGCCCCAGGAGACCTGAATGCTGCCGACCGAGCCGCCTGGGTACTCGAGGATTACCTGCGCCGAATCGAGCGCCTTGTGCTCGACCTG
The sequence above is a segment of the Deinococcota bacterium genome. Coding sequences within it:
- a CDS encoding Gfo/Idh/MocA family oxidoreductase; the protein is MSPKVGLVGAGRWAEVHKRALEEVDATLAGVLVSSAGSRERVAKSWRVRATRRQDDFLAWDMDAVIVASPNYLHAEHSIAALEAGKHVLVEKPMATTLEDGLVELYR
- a CDS encoding aminopeptidase P family N-terminal domain-containing protein; amino-acid sequence: MALKAKERDLKLKLSRLTALMDARGAEALRVTRAGNLAWLTGGNFLVYERGGPVAEGLVHGDSLTIITNAVEAQRLRDEELPEGVAVEAYPWYEGGGQEGIVKRLIGEARVVTDDELDLYEARTPLLESERASFKSLGAEASATVTDALTALEPGLDERQVAARVRFALEREGLACPVLLVAGAARLGRYRHPLPKGAPFGGVGLVVVCAERGGLVVSLSRMLAFGEVPERNRERLGQVLEVERAMWDASQAGTPSFAVLKAAQDGYARVGHPEAWQEHHQGGPAGYFPRDFLITPTEARPVQDGVAYAWNPSLPHAKSEDTVLVTGGGLDNLTHDPRWPSLEVGGRSRPDILVL